The Myxococcales bacterium region CTCTTCGAAGCGCTCGTCGGTTTCCGCTGCTACGACGCGCCCAACTTCAACGCGCTCATCGTCACCATCGCCACGACGCAGCCGCGCAGCATCGACGAGCTCGCGCCCCACTTGCCCGAGTCCCTTCGCGCCCTCGTGCGCGACTGCCTCGTGACCGACAAGAACAAGCGCATCAAGGGTTTCGAGGAGATCGTCGAGCGGCTGTCGCTCGTGGCGTCGGTGCTGGAGCACGACCCGGCGCGGCTCCCCTCCCCGGTCACCAAAGGTCCACCTTCGGACCCCGACGCCACGAACGCGCTCCCGGCGGTCGTGCGCCCTAGCGATCGCCCGCCGTCGCTCACCGACACCGGCGTGCGGATGCCGAGCGGCAACTTCAGCGCACCGTGGACGCCCAGCGCCTCGCTCGCTCCACCGGCGGTGCGCGCTCCGGCGCCGCCGCAAGGTCTCGTGATCGGCCTCGGCGTTCTCGCGCTCGGCCTCGCCGTCGCCCTCCTCGTCATCGCGGTGACGCGCAACACGACCTCGACGCCACGAAGCATCACGCCAGCGACCACCGCCCCCGTCACGACCGCGCCCACGGCGCCGCCCTCGGCCACCTCGGTGCAAGTCGACTCGTTGCCCGGCGCGCGCGTCCGCGGCATCGGCAGCCTCGTCGTCGTCGCGCAGCCGGGCACGTGCGCGCTGTCTGTGAACGGCAGTCCGCTGGGCGCGACCCCCGTGTCGACGCAGCTCGCCGTCGGCGAGCACTCGCTCAAGTGCGACGCCGGCGGTCGCAGCAAGACCGGCAAGGTGACCGTGACGGAGGCCCAGACGGCCCGGTACCTGTTCACGTTCGATTGAACATCGTGGGCGGTGCACCTCCCCAAAGCCGCGCGCTCTTCGACCTCCTCGAGTCGGTTTGCCTCGACGCACGGGGCCGCGAGAAGGTCAGCGATCTTGCGCTCGCCGTCAGCGCCCACGGGTTGTCAGACGCCGACGGGGCCGCCCTCGGCGCGACGGGCGCGCGCCTCGGCGTGTACCGGGCGCTTGTGCGAAACAACCTCGCGCGCGTTCTCTTCCGGGTGCTCGAACGCAGCCGCGAGCTCGTGAACGCGCACCACGACGATCTCTTCGACGACACCGTCGTCCGCTTCCTGAACGATGGAGGCCCTCGTTCTGCGCGCCTTCGCGACGTACCCGGCGAGTTCACACTTTTCGCGGGGGCAACTTGGAGGCAGAACGCGTCGCTCCCGGCGTGGCCCCACGAGCTGACCACGCTGGAGCTCGCGCGCTTCCAGGCCATGGTCTGCGAGGACGACGAGGCCGTGGGCGACGCGCCGGAGCTTCACCTCCAGTCGCGGTTCGTCGCCGCCAAGGCGAGCCAGCTCCACCGCTTCACCTATTCGGTGCTCTCGGCTCTCGAGGGTAGCGACCTGGCTCCAGCCGAGGCCGAGACCTACGTCGCGGTTTGCCGCGACGACGCGTTCACGGTCCACGCGTTCGCGCTGACCGCAGCAGAACACACGCTAGTGTCCGCCCTGATGTCGGGCACGCCGCTCGGTGACGCCGTAGCGCAATTGACCGTAACCGGCACGAACGCCGCGGCTCACCTCGAGGACGCCGCGCGACTGCTCAGCCGGCTGAGCGCGGCGGGGCTATTCTCGCTGAGGCGCTGAGCGCGACCACGGCCCGAAGGCGCTCCACCTCGGCAAGCAGGGCCGCGAGCGGGGGAACGTTCTCGTCACGTTCAAGGACGACAGGAACAGGGCCGACGCGGCGCAATACCTCGCCGAGAAAATCAAGGGTTGCAGGTTGGACAGCAGCCCCGTGGGTGTCGACGACCAGACGCTCGTGCGTGAGCGGCGGCGCCGCTTCGGGTCGCGTGTCTCCCCGGTTCAGGAGCTCGCCGTCGGCAAAGTCGAACCACTCGTGGCCCGCGACGTGCACCTGCCTCACGCGAGCGAGGATTCGGTCGTCGAGCCAGACGCGAACGTCGTGGCCGAAATTGGTCGCGTTCACGATGGCGTTGTTGACGTCGAAGAGCAGATCGCAGTCCGCCTGTTCGCAGACGGCGAGCATGAACTCCGGTTCGGTCAACTCCCCTTGCCCCAGCCTGACGTAGGCGCTCACGTTCTCGACGCAGAGCGGCACGCCGATAGCGTCCCGCGCTCGCTTAACGCGCTCCGCGACGAGCGCCGCGTGCGCACGCGTCAGGGGCAGCGGCAAGAGCTCGTGGAGCACGCGACCGCCGTGGGCCGTCATGCACGCGTGATCGGAGTGCCACGGCGACCCGACAGCGGCGATGAACGCGCGGAGCTCGGCGAGGTACGCGTCATCGAGCGGTTCGACGCCTCCCAAGGACATCGTGAGTCCGTGGGTCACGACGGGGTATCGTTCGAGGGCGCGCTCGAGTGTGCGGCGAGCCGAACCGCCGCGGCCGATGTAGTTCTCTGGTGAGAGTTCGAGGAAGTCCACGGACTCGGGCGCGCGCGCCAAGAGCTCGTCGGCGAACTCCCAACGAAGGCCCAAGCCGAGCTGACCGAGGGTCATCCTTCGTCCGAGTGCGAAGCGCGAGCATGACGCGTCGATCCCAACGGAATCGAGGCAGCAGACTCGCGCATCCCTGACTC contains the following coding sequences:
- a CDS encoding serine/threonine protein kinase — translated: MESGQIIAGKYRLNQLLGTGGMAQVWSATNTFTERQFAIKFMLPAMARTAEAAQRFLMEAKASARINHPNIVEIMDVGQTDEGALFLVMELLSGVSLDTALRRQNPPMTIYEMTVIMLDVARALTAAHRAGVVHRDLKPTNIYLHKDRVGIAVPKVLDFGVSKFHDDGSGSGALTVAGTVLGSPLYMSPEQAMGAPNVDGRTDVFAFGGILFEALVGFRCYDAPNFNALIVTIATTQPRSIDELAPHLPESLRALVRDCLVTDKNKRIKGFEEIVERLSLVASVLEHDPARLPSPVTKGPPSDPDATNALPAVVRPSDRPPSLTDTGVRMPSGNFSAPWTPSASLAPPAVRAPAPPQGLVIGLGVLALGLAVALLVIAVTRNTTSTPRSITPATTAPVTTAPTAPPSATSVQVDSLPGARVRGIGSLVVVAQPGTCALSVNGSPLGATPVSTQLAVGEHSLKCDAGGRSKTGKVTVTEAQTARYLFTFD
- a CDS encoding putative DNA-binding domain-containing protein gives rise to the protein MNIVGGAPPQSRALFDLLESVCLDARGREKVSDLALAVSAHGLSDADGAALGATGARLGVYRALVRNNLARVLFRVLERSRELVNAHHDDLFDDTVVRFLNDGGPRSARLRDVPGEFTLFAGATWRQNASLPAWPHELTTLELARFQAMVCEDDEAVGDAPELHLQSRFVAAKASQLHRFTYSVLSALEGSDLAPAEAETYVAVCRDDAFTVHAFALTAAEHTLVSALMSGTPLGDAVAQLTVTGTNAAAHLEDAARLLSRLSAAGLFSLRR
- a CDS encoding DUF692 domain-containing protein → MTLGQLGLGLRWEFADELLARAPESVDFLELSPENYIGRGGSARRTLERALERYPVVTHGLTMSLGGVEPLDDAYLAELRAFIAAVGSPWHSDHACMTAHGGRVLHELLPLPLTRAHAALVAERVKRARDAIGVPLCVENVSAYVRLGQGELTEPEFMLAVCEQADCDLLFDVNNAIVNATNFGHDVRVWLDDRILARVRQVHVAGHEWFDFADGELLNRGDTRPEAAPPLTHERLVVDTHGAAVQPATLDFLGEVLRRVGPVPVVLERDENVPPLAALLAEVERLRAVVALSASARIAPPRSAG